The Naumovozyma dairenensis CBS 421 chromosome 1, complete genome genomic interval tatGCTGCCTAATTAGAGAACGCGTTTGTAAGATTGCGACACCAAGTCCGCCAATGTCAATCTTTCCATGCTGAGACTAACTATTTACGATCCAGATGGATCAATAATTAACCTAGTAACAACTCATAAATAATCACGAGAATATTGATACCAATCAAAGGAACTATTATTTTGCGTGTAAAAATAACCAGAAAAAGTATTGTTAGTAAATTTAGTCACCCGAATCGTCATTATCTATAGAGACTTTAGTCTATTGTAATGtcataataaaaaatatcttcAGTTACATACTTCTCAACAATGTTTGGACGGCACCAATAAGCTGTATGACTTTCGATTTCGTTGTATCGCCTTCTTGTCCAAATACTGGTTGATCGTTGCTACTTCTCCCCAGACCGACtgaaataataacataatAGGAATGTGAATTGGACGTCATCATTCATGTAAATAGCCAGTTAGTATTGTGTTCATTTAAGTTAAATcataaaaatgaataacAAATAACATACTCCTTCTGAGAAACCTCTCTTCACTTAGTACAGCAACTGCATTGATCAACAATAGGATAACATAAAATAACCTTCCTAATCCAAATATCATTTCTTAGATTTCACTTTTATGTATATGTTCACTTCTGTAGCTTAACTTCGACGTTAATATTTGTGATATGAGTTAACCCACTAGTTTTGTTATATCTTTGCTCTTTTGTTTTGACGATTTCAgttcatctttaaattcatatCTGAGGAAGGCATGTATTATCCATTAAGTTTATAGAAATGTACAGCGGCATGTGGCAAATTATAAGCTGGAGGGATAGATAAACAAACGGAGAATGAAGCCCACCAAAGAAATGATCTAGGTAGCCTTTTGAACACCTTCCTTGGAACCATTGCACAAATACTACGAAATACTAACACCAAATATCCGGACTTCAGATCAAGAAGTAATATCATTTCAGTGTTTGTACGGTCTGGAGTGTCGAGCTATCTAATGTTGATTTTGGAATATGTTCAAGCTATAAATAAACCCTCtgatgaataataatgaccTTAATAATTAAAATTGTTTTTATGACACAGAATGTAATGAATTACACTTGAAAAAGATACATATTgatatacatatattcaaaCAGCTAAATTAGAATAGAcatgatattattatttgcttTAAAAATTATAGCAAAAATAGAACCCCTCGAAATGGCgtgatttcaatttgtttaATCAGCGTTACGACGAGCAATCTTCTTAGCTCTTCTCTTACCAGTACCGAAGACCTTCTTGTCtctgttcttcttttgctTTCTTTGTTGTCTGGAAGCCTTTTCGACCTTTTCAGCTAAACCGTATCTAACCAATCTGTAAGTTGGTTCGAATTTCTTAGCATCAGCAACAGAGTTGTAGACTAAACCGAAACCGGTAGATTTGGAACCACCGAATTGAGTTCTGAAACCGAAAACGGAGACAGCATCCTTTTCTAGCCTTGTAGACTTGAGCTAATTTTTCACGTAATTCATCCTTCGAGACGTTAGCTCTGTTTGGGTGTAAAACGTCAACAACGAATTGTTTTCTAGCCAATAATGGGTTGGTGATAACCTTTCTAGTACGGATAGTGACAGAGTCAGACTAACTTGAAAgtacaaataataaatgaaagttgatttcattaattataaaaatagtTGTTAGTGAAACATTCATCGTAGTTTGATATCGGAGTTTTTTATGTAAGAGAAACCTTggtatatttgaatatagtataatatCAGATCACATATGCTTCTCTTGTTTGATAATGTATCATCTTTGTTCTCATTGCATACGATTTTCTGTTATCGAAGCACTTTTGCGTCTAATTATCAGTTCCTATTTCCATTAATCTATGTACCACCCAATGTTGAAAACTCTTAATGccttttgttgttgttttgcTTCATAGTCACTATTCATCATATACCATCATGGCTAAATGGATTCTTcatgatattaatagtcTGATACTTCCCTCACATTATGgattataataaatgttcctctttttcttgatcatgatattattttccagATTTTTGAAGTTTATTTGCCTATTACTTCGTCTCGTATTTACGGTTCAAATACATGGTTTTCTCCTcatattttcattagttCAATATACCACATACCATTCTGTTTATTCTATGTTGGTTCCTATGTGTTTTTaatcatttttcaacatctgatattaaatttgCATATAGGCTGAAAAATATCTAATTGCATTGGTATTACCCATTGACATTGGGCATTCGTTAGTTTGTCCGAATCTTCCTTACCGGCCGTTACTGGTGCTCCTACATGCTACAGTCTACCGTAAACTGAGGATAGACTAGGGAGGGGGTTCCCTGAAGGACGTCTACATCGTCTAGACAGGACAATTTTTGGCCTCCCTTTACATGGCATGAAAGCTTCGGCCTAGGAGTCCGTTAGTTAGGCGGGAAACTTATTGTCAAAACAGATGTATTTCatataaaaacaaaaaacagACACGAAAAGGTATGGGTGCTAGTCCAACAAATCTGAAAGTCCGAAAAAGTGCCATTTCATTCACCACTGAATAAATAGGCAAATAATTCCTCTTATTAACAGATACTACAAAGAATACGTAGGCATAAAGAACAAAGCCTCGGTTCAATTACTTCGtaactttattatattctcGTGTATCAAAAAGTCTTTATGCCAGCTTAGAAATAGTCACTGCTATGTAATGACCAAGTGAAAACTTGGATAAGGAATGACGGTAGGGCAGCGAGTTTTCTTGTAGTAACTTGACATAAATCGGCAATACGCGACAATTACGTGCTACACTTGTAATGTCTAAAAAGGTTTCTCGGTATCTCATCTTAACATTTACAACACAAAAGTAGATTGCTCTTTTCCCTGTAGGCCAGTTTTTGTTACTTTTTATTTCCATTGAGaggaaagaaaaggaatGATGCAGTAGTTTTCTATACTTTAAAACGGTAGCTTCAAGCTTTTTTAATAAGTGATATATTTTACG includes:
- the YOS1 gene encoding Yos1p (similar to Saccharomyces cerevisiae YOS1 (YER074W-A); ancestral locus Anc_7.263), with translation MIFGLGRLFYVILLLINAVAVLSEERFLRRIGLGRSSNDQPVFGQEGDTTKSKVIQLIGAVQTLLRIPLIGINILVIIYELLLG